Proteins encoded within one genomic window of Chitinophaga parva:
- a CDS encoding efflux RND transporter permease subunit, translating into MNLIKLALRKPIAIMVAVVGLLFFGLSALRDIKIDIFPDLNLPAIYVSQPYGGMSPQQMEGFIATNYQNLFLYVTGVKDIEAKNIQGLTMIKISFYEGTNMAQAAAEVTAMANRAFASMPSGTQPPFIIRFDASTLPIGQLALSSPIRSNNQLQDLAMTLVRPSFSRIPGLTSPAPFGGNSRTIVIHVDPELMRSHHLTPDQIVAAVKDNNQISPAGNVRVGDVTYLTPANTVIRTVKEFENIPLQIGEGPTVFVRDVAKVEDAADITSSYAVINGKRSVYLPVIKTADASTWTVVNNLKKALPNIQKLLPDDVKVNFVFDQSVYVINAVKSLISEGVIGAVLTAIMVLLFLGDRRSAYIVIITIPVAIIIGVLCLKMAGQTINIMTLSGLALAIGILVDESTVTIENIHQHLEMGKTKAQAVWHACQEIAFPKLLILFCILAVFAPSFIMVGVPRSMFLPLSLAIGFSMIASYLLSQTLVPILSNWILKEEKFQHHGKAHEHVHSGEVHKSDKYISAELKDEAAHEKEIAGFDKFKLRFLGWLTALMARRKLVIGLYFLVTGGLVVLFVSNIGRDILPKLNNGQFQLRLKEPAGTRLERTETMLLKATDILKKMVGPENIDITSSFIGTHPSSYSTNPIYLFMATPSEAVMQVNLKEDYKVNMDEFKEKFRKLIHEQMPEVKTSFEPIDLTDKVMSQGASTPIEIAVMGKNFKDSRPYAEKILQEMKKIPYLRDVAINQPLDYPAIRINIDRERAAQLGLSIGEIARSLTAATSSSRFTEKNVWLDEKNATSYFVQISVPENQLASIEDMKAIPLSKDHDRPSLGDVATLQPDTVIGEYDRIGAVRIISIGANIYKKDLGTASAAVAAAIKRAGEPPRGISVEKRGTMNLLNETLDSLQTGLLVAIVVILLLLAANFQSFRVAFVVISTLPAVLVGALGMLLLTHSTLNLQSYMGIIMSVGVSVSNSVLLITGTEKLRLQNQDSVRSALEGTSIRLRPILMTSIAMTAGMIPMASGLGEAGDQTAPLGRAVIGGLVASTFASLFVLPLIFAWAQQKAGVKSVSLDPEDEHSPYYVPGAAKLVD; encoded by the coding sequence ATGAATCTTATTAAACTGGCCCTCCGCAAACCAATCGCCATCATGGTGGCCGTAGTTGGCTTGTTGTTCTTTGGCCTGTCCGCCCTGCGGGACATTAAAATCGACATCTTCCCGGACCTGAACCTGCCGGCCATCTATGTATCGCAGCCCTATGGCGGTATGTCGCCCCAGCAGATGGAAGGCTTTATTGCTACCAACTACCAGAACCTGTTCCTGTACGTAACAGGGGTAAAAGATATTGAGGCCAAGAACATCCAGGGCCTCACCATGATCAAGATCTCTTTTTACGAAGGCACCAACATGGCGCAAGCAGCAGCGGAAGTAACGGCCATGGCCAACCGCGCATTTGCCTCCATGCCCAGTGGCACCCAGCCGCCCTTCATCATCCGCTTTGACGCGTCCACCCTGCCGATTGGACAGCTGGCACTGAGCAGCCCGATCCGCAGCAATAATCAGCTGCAGGACCTTGCGATGACGCTGGTGCGCCCTTCCTTCAGCCGCATTCCCGGTCTTACTTCCCCGGCCCCCTTTGGCGGTAACTCCCGTACCATCGTGATCCACGTAGACCCGGAACTGATGCGCTCCCACCACCTTACGCCAGACCAGATTGTGGCGGCGGTGAAAGACAATAACCAGATCTCTCCCGCCGGTAACGTGCGCGTGGGCGATGTGACCTACCTCACACCGGCCAATACCGTGATCCGCACCGTAAAAGAATTTGAAAACATTCCCCTGCAGATAGGCGAAGGGCCCACCGTGTTTGTGCGCGATGTGGCCAAGGTGGAAGATGCGGCAGACATTACCTCCAGCTATGCCGTGATCAATGGCAAACGCTCCGTATACCTGCCCGTGATCAAGACCGCCGATGCCTCTACCTGGACGGTGGTGAACAACCTGAAAAAAGCATTGCCCAACATCCAGAAGCTGCTGCCGGATGATGTGAAAGTGAACTTTGTGTTTGACCAGAGCGTATACGTGATCAATGCCGTGAAAAGCCTGATCAGTGAAGGCGTGATCGGGGCCGTGCTCACAGCCATCATGGTGCTGCTCTTCCTGGGCGACCGCCGTTCTGCCTACATCGTGATCATCACCATCCCGGTGGCCATCATCATCGGGGTACTGTGCCTCAAAATGGCCGGGCAAACCATCAATATCATGACGCTGAGCGGCCTGGCACTGGCTATCGGTATCCTGGTGGATGAATCGACGGTGACCATTGAGAATATACACCAGCACCTGGAAATGGGTAAAACCAAGGCGCAGGCTGTCTGGCACGCGTGCCAGGAAATTGCCTTCCCAAAGTTGCTCATCCTGTTCTGTATCCTGGCGGTGTTTGCTCCTTCCTTTATCATGGTGGGCGTGCCCCGCTCCATGTTCCTTCCCTTGTCACTGGCCATCGGGTTTTCCATGATCGCATCTTATCTGCTGTCGCAAACCCTGGTGCCCATCCTGTCTAACTGGATCCTGAAAGAAGAAAAATTCCAGCACCATGGCAAGGCGCACGAGCACGTGCACAGTGGGGAGGTACATAAATCAGACAAGTACATCAGTGCAGAACTGAAAGATGAAGCTGCGCATGAAAAGGAAATTGCAGGTTTTGACAAGTTCAAGCTGCGTTTCCTGGGCTGGCTTACCGCATTGATGGCCCGCCGCAAACTGGTAATAGGGCTTTACTTCCTGGTAACCGGCGGGCTGGTGGTACTGTTCGTGTCAAACATTGGCCGCGACATCCTGCCCAAGCTCAATAACGGCCAGTTCCAGCTCCGCCTGAAAGAGCCTGCCGGCACGCGTTTGGAGCGTACGGAAACTATGCTGCTCAAGGCCACCGACATCCTGAAAAAGATGGTAGGGCCTGAAAATATTGACATCACTTCTTCCTTCATTGGTACCCATCCGTCTTCATATTCCACTAACCCTATTTATCTCTTCATGGCTACACCCAGCGAAGCGGTAATGCAGGTGAACCTGAAAGAAGATTATAAGGTGAACATGGATGAGTTCAAGGAAAAATTCCGCAAACTGATCCACGAGCAGATGCCGGAAGTGAAGACCAGCTTTGAGCCCATTGACCTTACAGACAAGGTAATGAGCCAGGGCGCCAGCACACCGATAGAAATTGCGGTGATGGGTAAGAACTTCAAGGACAGCCGTCCGTATGCAGAGAAGATCCTGCAGGAAATGAAGAAGATCCCCTACCTGCGCGATGTGGCCATTAACCAGCCCCTGGACTACCCGGCCATCCGCATTAATATTGACCGGGAACGCGCCGCGCAGCTGGGCCTGAGCATTGGCGAAATAGCCCGTTCCCTCACGGCGGCTACTTCCTCTTCCCGCTTCACAGAAAAGAACGTGTGGCTGGATGAAAAGAACGCTACTTCTTACTTTGTGCAGATCTCCGTTCCGGAAAACCAGCTGGCCAGTATTGAAGATATGAAGGCCATCCCGCTGAGCAAGGACCATGACCGCCCTTCCCTGGGGGATGTGGCCACCCTGCAGCCGGATACTGTGATCGGGGAATATGACCGTATTGGTGCGGTGCGCATCATCTCCATCGGTGCCAATATCTACAAGAAAGACCTGGGCACGGCCAGTGCAGCCGTAGCCGCGGCCATCAAACGTGCCGGAGAGCCGCCAAGGGGTATCTCGGTAGAGAAACGCGGGACCATGAACCTGCTGAATGAAACCCTGGACAGCCTGCAAACCGGCCTGCTCGTAGCTATCGTCGTGATCCTGTTGCTGCTGGCGGCAAACTTCCAGAGCTTCCGCGTGGCCTTCGTGGTAATATCCACGCTGCCGGCAGTGCTGGTGGGGGCTTTGGGCATGCTGCTGCTCACGCACTCTACGCTGAACCTGCAGTCGTACATGGGTATTATCATGTCTGTGGGTGTATCGGTATCTAACTCGGTGCTGCTGATCACGGGCACGGAAAAGCTCCGCCTGCAAAACCAGGACTCCGTAAGATCCGCGCTGGAAGGTACTTCCATCCGCTTGCGCCCCATCCTCATGACCAGTATTGCGATGACCGCGGGCATGATCCCGATGGCATCCGGCCTGGGTGAGGCCGGCGACCAGACAGCGCCCCTGGGCCGTGCGGTGATAGGCGGCCTGGTAGCCAGTACCTTTGCTTCCCTCTTTGTACTGCCGCTCATCTTTGCATGGGCACAGCAGAAAGCCGGTGTGAAATCTGTTTCCCTCGATCCGGAGGATGAGCACAGCCCGTATTATGTACCTGGCGCCGCAAAGCTGGTGGACTAA
- a CDS encoding TolC family protein produces MAVLMGGLLSAANAQDSTLTLQQALETGLHNYQSIKAKENYQKAAAANVTATRREYLPDLSFQAQNAFGTVNGQNGPFEGYKGWTVSSSGPALAQQNWNSAFGGIYAMNISWDFIQFGRQKAKVNAAKFQEASNAADLAQEQFQQQVRIAGAYLNLLAAQRLRKSMESNLQRAQDLKRMITARAVGGLNPGVDSSIANSEVSKAQISLVDAINYEDQQQNFLAQMIDIPGRRFLLDTFFVSKIPADLLHPQDTFDLRNQPILRFYDSRIQASEASVDYIKKSMLPKITAMGILQTRGSGFDYDYSQANLSHYSSAYWNGVNPTRSNYLLGINASWTITDWTRTKAQAQRQHFTSEAYRNEYELQYSTLQHQLDLAKQQLQNSIAKYEQVPFGLKASSDAYLQKSTLYENGLSNIADLAQALYNLNRAETDRDLAYNGIWQSLLYQAATEGDLQVFLTQVASAGK; encoded by the coding sequence ATGGCGGTTCTTATGGGTGGCCTCTTATCCGCTGCCAACGCGCAAGACAGTACACTGACCCTGCAACAGGCATTGGAAACCGGCCTCCACAACTACCAGTCCATTAAAGCCAAAGAAAACTACCAGAAGGCAGCCGCTGCCAATGTGACCGCAACCCGCCGGGAGTACCTCCCCGATCTTAGTTTCCAGGCACAAAATGCTTTTGGTACCGTAAACGGACAGAACGGTCCGTTCGAAGGCTACAAAGGCTGGACCGTTTCCAGCTCCGGGCCTGCCCTGGCACAACAGAACTGGAACTCCGCATTTGGCGGGATCTATGCCATGAACATCAGTTGGGATTTCATCCAGTTTGGCCGCCAGAAGGCCAAGGTGAATGCCGCTAAATTCCAGGAAGCCAGCAACGCGGCAGACCTGGCCCAGGAACAGTTCCAGCAGCAGGTACGCATTGCCGGCGCTTATCTCAACCTCCTGGCCGCCCAGCGCCTGCGCAAGTCCATGGAAAGTAACCTGCAGCGCGCCCAGGATCTCAAGCGCATGATCACGGCCCGCGCGGTGGGTGGCCTGAATCCCGGGGTGGACAGTTCCATCGCCAACTCTGAAGTGTCCAAAGCCCAGATCAGCCTTGTGGATGCCATCAATTACGAAGACCAGCAACAGAACTTCCTGGCCCAGATGATAGACATCCCTGGCCGCCGCTTCCTGTTGGACACCTTCTTTGTTTCCAAAATACCAGCGGACCTGCTGCATCCCCAGGACACCTTTGACCTACGGAACCAGCCCATTCTCCGCTTCTATGATAGCCGCATCCAGGCCAGCGAAGCCAGTGTGGATTACATTAAGAAAAGTATGCTGCCAAAGATCACGGCCATGGGCATTTTACAGACCCGCGGTTCCGGCTTTGACTACGATTACAGCCAGGCCAATCTTTCCCATTACAGCTCCGCTTACTGGAATGGCGTTAATCCTACCCGCTCCAATTACCTGCTGGGCATTAACGCGTCATGGACCATCACGGACTGGACCCGTACCAAAGCCCAGGCACAGCGCCAGCACTTTACTTCAGAGGCTTACCGTAATGAGTATGAACTGCAGTACAGTACCCTGCAGCACCAGCTGGACCTGGCCAAACAGCAACTGCAAAATTCCATTGCCAAGTACGAGCAGGTGCCCTTTGGCCTGAAAGCCAGCAGTGACGCGTATTTGCAGAAGAGCACCTTGTATGAGAACGGCCTGTCTAACATTGCCGACCTGGCCCAGGCCCTGTATAACCTGAACCGGGCGGAAACTGACCGGGACCTGGCCTACAACGGCATCTGGCAATCCCTGCTTTACCAGGCCGCTACCGAAGGAGACCTGCAGGTGTTCCTTACCCAGGTGGCCAGCGCCGGCAAATAG